A region of Paenibacillus sp. 37 DNA encodes the following proteins:
- a CDS encoding AraC family transcriptional regulator — protein MERSPVRTTIQAESGIPFRLVYSDTKSPQNELPDHLHDWHEIIYVYRGQGSIFIDTGLENMQEGDLFIIPGSTVHRALPDAGNPVTSSALFFSPGLLASTAGGAASSLLSLFERCRKQRVYKRHLNTEEQSEVAALIDDIQTEFQLGHHLSAHAALLRLQLLLIFLERLEAAGPANPGKSAPGPSWLSSTISHIDDNLRSSLSLPELAQYASVSPAHFSRAFKRYTGMTLTDYALARRVIMAKEHLVQGDETMAAVADACGFDSLPHFYRQFKKLTGTTPAAYRRTMNSSR, from the coding sequence ATGGAACGTTCACCTGTTCGTACGACTATTCAAGCAGAATCCGGTATTCCGTTCCGCCTGGTGTACAGCGACACCAAATCCCCTCAGAACGAGTTGCCAGATCACCTTCACGACTGGCATGAAATTATCTATGTATATCGTGGACAGGGAAGCATCTTTATTGATACAGGACTTGAGAATATGCAGGAAGGCGATCTGTTCATTATACCGGGCAGCACGGTTCATCGAGCCCTGCCGGATGCAGGCAATCCTGTCACATCTTCCGCATTGTTCTTCAGCCCGGGCTTACTGGCATCGACCGCCGGAGGCGCTGCTTCTTCCTTGCTAAGCCTGTTTGAACGTTGTCGTAAACAACGTGTGTATAAGAGACATTTGAACACAGAGGAGCAATCAGAGGTGGCCGCCCTCATTGATGATATTCAGACCGAATTCCAGCTCGGTCATCATCTAAGCGCACATGCGGCCCTGTTAAGGCTGCAACTGTTACTCATTTTTCTGGAACGTCTGGAAGCAGCGGGACCTGCGAATCCTGGTAAATCCGCTCCGGGTCCCTCATGGCTCTCTTCTACGATCTCTCATATTGACGATAACCTTCGGAGTAGCCTGTCCCTCCCTGAACTGGCGCAGTACGCCTCTGTATCCCCTGCCCATTTCAGTCGTGCATTCAAACGATACACGGGTATGACTCTAACGGATTATGCATTAGCACGAAGGGTTATTATGGCGAAAGAGCATCTGGTCCAAGGTGATGAGACGATGGCAGCCGTTGCCGATGCTTGCGGGTTCGACAGTCTGCCCCATTTTTACCGTCAATTCAAAAAATTAACCGGTACAACGCCCGCAGCATACCGCAGAACCATGAACAGTTCTCGTTAA
- a CDS encoding tagaturonate reductase: MSASTKRPRLKLNLLGSDGQRKCKEIMERPVKVLQIGEGNFLRGFADWMLHESARQGKFHGSVAVTQPRPGGKAKLEQIRDQDGLYTMITRGLSQGKPVERTELISIFSQCINPYEEWDAFLSLAELPSLEFVISNTTESGLKYMQTDYIEGEPVQSFPGKLTVFLHQRYLKFDGDPSRGLIHLPCELLEGNGDVLRSCVLRHSEDYGYSDGFRSWIENHNYFLNNLVDRIVTGAPTQEEADSLTNRWGYEDQLINTAEPYHFWAIQGDESLDKKLPLKQAGLNVHWVKDLKPFQVRKVRILNGAHTLMSSLGILQGKQHVRETMEDPYFGSWIREAVHQEIVPALDMPDHQLDQYAEEVFERFLNPYIDHKLQDIALNTIGKFKVRVLPTLLSYEQNQGSWPERLIHGFAGLLCLYRPVNTPEGYKAQRLNGEDILLRDDPDVLAALAAHWEGYDTLNRNQKQLDDRVAAVLSDTLIWGENLDAREGLRAALVNEIGLLEGEGK; the protein is encoded by the coding sequence ATGTCGGCAAGCACGAAACGGCCAAGGTTGAAGCTGAATTTACTGGGGAGCGATGGTCAGCGCAAGTGCAAGGAGATTATGGAGCGTCCCGTGAAGGTTTTGCAGATTGGAGAAGGTAATTTCTTGCGGGGATTTGCAGACTGGATGCTTCATGAGAGTGCCAGACAAGGCAAATTCCATGGAAGTGTAGCCGTTACCCAACCACGACCGGGAGGCAAAGCCAAGCTGGAGCAGATTCGTGATCAGGACGGATTATATACGATGATTACGCGTGGTCTGTCTCAAGGAAAGCCGGTTGAGCGGACAGAGTTGATCTCCATTTTCTCACAGTGTATCAATCCGTATGAGGAATGGGATGCCTTTCTGAGCTTGGCGGAACTGCCTTCACTTGAGTTCGTTATTTCCAATACAACCGAATCAGGATTGAAATATATGCAGACAGACTATATCGAGGGTGAACCGGTCCAATCATTTCCGGGGAAATTAACGGTTTTCCTGCATCAGCGATATTTGAAATTTGATGGTGATCCATCCAGAGGTTTGATTCATCTGCCATGCGAGCTGCTTGAAGGCAATGGTGATGTGCTGCGCAGTTGTGTCCTCCGTCATAGTGAGGATTATGGGTATTCGGATGGCTTCCGTTCATGGATCGAGAACCATAATTACTTCTTGAATAATCTGGTAGATCGAATCGTAACAGGTGCGCCGACCCAGGAGGAAGCTGATTCCCTGACAAATCGCTGGGGGTATGAGGACCAGTTGATTAATACGGCAGAGCCATATCATTTCTGGGCCATTCAGGGTGATGAATCATTGGACAAAAAACTTCCTCTCAAGCAGGCAGGTCTTAATGTACATTGGGTGAAAGATCTGAAGCCTTTTCAGGTACGCAAGGTTCGTATTTTGAATGGGGCGCATACCTTAATGTCATCCCTCGGCATTCTGCAAGGCAAGCAGCATGTGAGAGAAACAATGGAAGATCCGTATTTTGGCTCATGGATCAGGGAAGCTGTTCATCAGGAGATCGTGCCTGCTCTGGATATGCCCGATCATCAGCTGGACCAGTATGCAGAAGAAGTGTTCGAACGGTTCCTTAACCCATATATTGATCACAAATTGCAAGATATTGCTTTGAATACGATCGGAAAATTCAAGGTGCGTGTGCTGCCTACACTTTTGTCTTACGAGCAAAATCAGGGAAGTTGGCCAGAACGTTTAATTCATGGATTTGCTGGATTATTGTGTCTCTATCGTCCGGTAAATACGCCAGAAGGTTACAAGGCACAACGACTGAATGGGGAAGATATTCTGCTGCGGGATGACCCGGATGTCCTGGCTGCTTTGGCTGCACACTGGGAAGGTTATGACACGCTTAACAGGAATCAGAAGCAACTGGATGACCGGGTAGCGGCTGTGTTGTCGGATACCTTGATCTGGGGCGAAAATCTGGATGCAAGAGAAGGACTGCGTGCAGCACTTGTTAATGAAATCGGTTTGTTGGAAGGTGAAGGGAAATGA
- a CDS encoding UxaA family hydrolase: MNTTSTINDWIAIQPQDDVIIALRDYAKGEQITLPEGVSFNLLDDVPKGHKIAVHTLAPGDDVMKYGFSIGIAQEQIEQGSWIHSHNLKTGLHGLLEYEYQPGVQIQTDMPPEHLRSFDGYLRPNGEAGIRNEIWIVNTVGCINKVCEALARMGQSQFGSRIDGVFHFPHPFGCSQLGDDLKYTQQLLASLVEHPNAGGVLVIGLGCENNQVDEFRECIAPEYRGKVRFLKAQETDDELEEGLRLMEELVEIAEHEQRQPLPLSKLKIGLKCGGSDGLSGITANPLVGAVADMLVAAGGTAILTEVPEMFGAETILMNRAANEQVFHDLVDLVNGFKQYFVNHGQNIYENPSPGNKAGGITTLEEKSLGCTQKGGRSSVVDVLRYGKRVTQTGLNIVEAPGNDLVSVTALSAAGAHIVLFTTGRGTPFGGPVPTVKIATQSDLANRKKHWIDFNAGQLLEGQTMDEVKVQLFSQLIDIASGRSHTLSEQHGFREIAIFKDGVIL, encoded by the coding sequence ATGAACACAACAAGTACAATCAATGATTGGATTGCCATTCAACCACAGGATGACGTCATTATAGCGCTTCGGGATTATGCCAAAGGAGAACAAATTACACTACCAGAGGGAGTTTCTTTTAATTTGCTGGATGACGTGCCCAAAGGGCATAAGATTGCTGTGCATACGCTGGCACCGGGCGATGATGTGATGAAGTATGGTTTCTCCATCGGGATTGCCCAAGAGCAGATCGAGCAGGGAAGCTGGATTCATAGTCACAATCTGAAGACGGGTCTGCACGGATTGCTTGAATATGAGTACCAACCGGGAGTCCAGATTCAGACAGACATGCCTCCGGAACATCTGCGCTCATTCGATGGATATTTGCGTCCCAATGGTGAAGCAGGTATCCGTAATGAGATCTGGATTGTCAATACGGTCGGGTGTATCAATAAAGTGTGTGAAGCTTTGGCACGTATGGGTCAGTCCCAGTTTGGAAGCCGGATAGATGGTGTATTTCACTTTCCACATCCATTCGGGTGCTCACAGCTTGGTGATGATCTGAAGTATACACAACAGTTGCTGGCCTCCTTGGTGGAGCATCCGAATGCAGGAGGCGTGCTCGTCATCGGTCTGGGCTGTGAGAACAATCAGGTCGATGAATTCCGTGAGTGTATTGCTCCGGAATACCGCGGCAAAGTACGGTTTCTCAAAGCACAGGAAACGGATGACGAGCTTGAGGAAGGGCTTCGACTGATGGAAGAACTTGTGGAGATCGCTGAACATGAACAACGGCAGCCGCTTCCGCTCAGCAAACTCAAAATTGGTTTGAAGTGTGGTGGTTCCGATGGTTTATCTGGCATTACAGCCAATCCACTGGTCGGTGCTGTTGCTGATATGTTGGTTGCTGCCGGGGGTACGGCTATTCTGACGGAAGTTCCGGAGATGTTTGGTGCGGAGACGATCTTAATGAACCGAGCTGCCAATGAGCAGGTATTTCACGATTTGGTGGACCTTGTGAACGGCTTCAAGCAATATTTTGTTAACCATGGCCAGAACATCTATGAGAATCCTTCACCTGGGAATAAGGCTGGTGGCATCACAACACTAGAGGAAAAGTCACTTGGATGTACGCAAAAGGGAGGACGTTCTTCCGTTGTCGACGTTCTGCGCTATGGCAAACGTGTAACTCAAACCGGTCTGAACATTGTAGAAGCACCTGGTAATGATCTGGTGTCTGTAACGGCACTGTCTGCGGCGGGTGCCCATATTGTGCTCTTCACAACAGGGCGGGGGACTCCCTTCGGAGGTCCGGTACCTACCGTCAAGATTGCGACCCAATCCGATCTGGCGAATCGCAAAAAACACTGGATTGATTTCAACGCAGGCCAGCTGTTGGAGGGGCAGACGATGGATGAGGTGAAAGTACAGCTGTTCAGCCAACTGATTGACATTGCTTCCGGACGGTCACACACACTCAGTGAGCAGCATGGATTCCGGGAAATTGCCATATTCAAGGATGGCGTAATTCTCTAA
- a CDS encoding helix-turn-helix transcriptional regulator → MNRTNRLAAIVMALQHGHETAHSLGEKFEVSRRTILRDIQSLSEMNVPIIAISGPGGGFRLMEGYVLPPLQLDPVEAATLLFALEGLSRYADTPFHEKRWTLMNKVKAIIPDDIMSRIDPMLKQLHHHIPDRNYILPHLDALLACIPEHGWLSVLYRSVSRQRWLHICPTRVYASSGFWYCEAYSLEHGEQRLFRVDRIIDVKAIEPKDAQVLNEQVDQQQSKPIPPEQPPTLVKAQLSYRGMIEAEQDEHIGEKMIEIAPDLWELSFLCPPGEWDWAVRFFYRLGREAEVIEPLQLRSEIRQHAEEVSRRYLASSKS, encoded by the coding sequence ATGAACAGAACAAATCGGCTTGCTGCCATCGTAATGGCATTACAGCATGGTCACGAAACGGCACACTCATTAGGTGAGAAATTTGAAGTTTCCCGTCGCACGATTCTTCGGGATATTCAGTCCCTCTCCGAGATGAATGTGCCCATTATTGCCATTTCCGGTCCGGGAGGCGGTTTCAGACTGATGGAGGGTTACGTATTACCCCCATTACAGCTGGACCCGGTAGAAGCAGCGACGCTCCTATTCGCTCTTGAAGGTCTAAGTCGCTACGCCGACACACCCTTTCATGAGAAACGCTGGACCCTGATGAACAAAGTTAAGGCCATCATTCCGGATGATATTATGTCGCGAATTGATCCCATGCTCAAACAGCTGCATCATCATATTCCAGACCGCAATTACATTCTTCCTCATCTGGACGCATTGCTGGCATGCATACCCGAACACGGGTGGCTCAGTGTGCTGTATCGCTCCGTATCGCGTCAGCGATGGTTGCATATCTGTCCCACACGGGTATATGCTTCCTCCGGCTTCTGGTACTGTGAAGCATATTCCCTCGAACATGGTGAACAGCGTCTGTTCCGGGTTGACCGAATTATCGATGTCAAAGCGATCGAACCAAAGGATGCACAGGTGCTTAACGAACAGGTGGATCAACAGCAGAGCAAGCCGATCCCTCCAGAACAGCCGCCAACCCTGGTTAAGGCACAACTGAGTTATCGGGGAATGATTGAAGCCGAACAGGACGAGCATATTGGTGAAAAGATGATTGAAATTGCCCCGGATCTCTGGGAATTATCATTCCTTTGTCCTCCAGGGGAATGGGACTGGGCCGTACGATTCTTTTACCGATTGGGACGTGAAGCCGAAGTGATCGAACCCCTCCAACTTCGCAGTGAGATTCGTCAGCATGCCGAGGAAGTAAGCCGGAGATACCTTGCTTCAAGCAAGTCGTAG